GCACCAACTTGATCCTTCCCTCCCCCCGTTCTTGCTACTGCGGGATTGGCACCTGGCCAGCACAAGCGACATGATACCCTAGTGCCATCTACAGGCTATTACTGACACTCAACTTTCATGGCAACAGACAAGCACCAGTGAAATAAATTAGACAGCGCTgcatttaaatctttattaaCAAGGAATTATTAGACCTAAGAAAAACTAATTCTGGATTTGGTTGAAATATGAGTTTCTCAGCCTCTTAATCCCTCTTCATATGGCATATTTCACAGTTTAAAATGAGTTATGACAGATCACTTATGCATTACTAAGATGGGAGACTATTTACAATGGATTCATTCTTTTCTGTATAAATTGGTTATATCAGGGAGAAAgcattccttctatttttttttttttccttgaaagagtACTTTGGCCATTATGGACAATTTGCCAACCTTTCTATTCAATACCCAATTTACTATATTACAATGAAATCATCTGAAATCAAAGAGAAGGCTTCCTATATGGCTTCGTTGCAATCTATAGACAATCATGTGCTTCACAGCTGATGTACGTTTAATAATCTACTATCTTGtttagagactaaaaaaaaattaacccctTTAGCAACCACAGCTCCAAAATAATTACGGTCAGACCTTCAAACGTCATTTAAAACTTGGGATTTGAAGGTGACTTTTTAGATCAAAAGGTAATATGAAAAATCTCAAAGCAGTCAATTTGGAAACCCCAGGAGCAGAATTTGGCATATCAGGACAGGTTTTCTTCTTCAGCAAACATTATCTTGGGACATTTTTGGAATCGTTTCCTCTTTTCATCTTTTGCCATTTGAAGGAAACTGGGAGGTTAAATAATTCTCAGAACTCAGAAATTTCAAAGCTGTTCTAAAAATTCTTGACTGAGCCCCAGAGGAATAGAAAAGGGGTcaagttttttttccctctttcaaacTAAGCTAAAGTTAGACCAAAACAATAGACACACTGGCACGTTAATACTGGTTGACTGGGCACTTGTATGCAGTACTTATAGACCAGTAAAAGTGCTCGTTTACCTGTCTGGTGTGTAAGGGGCCCTTTGTCTTGAAGCCTCCTTGGGAACTGCACTCTGAGGCACTGAAGTGATCTGAACTAGTGGAAGAGCGTTTGGAAAGGGTGTCACAACCCCCGACAAAGGTGTTGTCCAAAGGGAGTTCCTGAATCACATGATGCTTTTTCACGGAGACTGGAGTGTCTGGTTTAAGATGGAAAGCAGGCTGTGGAGAAGCAGATTTGTAGTGCTTTGCCAGGTCAGGGCTGTTAGGCTTgaaggtggtgggaggggcagggccccAGTCAAACCTTCCTATGCTTTGCTCCTCCAGCTCAGCTGGCAGACTTATGGTCCCGTTGATAGGTTCGTGCACTGCATCGTCGGGTTTGGACTCTTCGATTGTAACAAAGTTCAAAAGAGAGCTCTTGGgagactttcttttcttccttttctttttcttgttttgtttgttctcctGGTTCGGGGACATCCACTCAGCACCCTGCTTGCTCCTCTGAGCTGCTTTAAACCTGGATGCATGGCGACAGCGCACCAGGACAGTGACAAAGATCACGACTATGACCACCATGGCACCTGCGACAATGGCGATCATGATGGTGAGATAGTCCTCGTTTTGATAGGGCTGGCTACTGTCCCCTATGTTCCTGTCCAGTGGGGTCTCCATAGTCCTGCGAATCAAGTCATAGATATAGGAGGCATTCCCAGCAGTGTCGTTAACGTAGAGAAAAACAAGCACGAGTGTGTGCAAAGACTTTGGGTATCCCAGGTCACTTATGTTGACCACCAAACGGTGCAAGCCCACGTCAGTAGGCGCTGGTTTCTCTTCCAGAGTAATATTACCTGTTACTGGGTCAATCCGAAACAAGCCTTTGTTGTTCCCACTCACAATTGTATACTTGAGCTCGGCGTTCATCCCCGTGTCAATATCCACGGCGAAAACTTCTGCTACCACAGAGCCAGGAATGGCCGAGAGGGGCACCAACTTAAAAGAAGTGTTGGAAGGTGGAGAAATGACAACTGGGCTATTGTCATTGACATCCATGACATTGATAGTGACTTTTGCAGTAGAGGAGCGGGGTGGTTGTCCTCCGTCAGTGGCTTTGACATCGAAAGTGTAGGAACTCTGCTGCTCTCTATCAAATGAGACATTTGACTTTATGACTCCAGAATAGGGATCCAACACAAAATTATCATTGTCATTTAGAATGGAAAGAGTCACAGCTTTATTCTCCCCAGCATCTGCATCTGTCACTGTGATTACCCCCACAGTACTATACTTTGGCAGATTCTCAGacacaaaaaattgaaaatgattaTGAGTAAACTTGGGGCTATTGTCATTCTCGTCCAGAACAGTAACTATCACAGCCGCttggctttggaggggaggggtcccATTGTCCCTGGCAGTTACTGTAAAAATGAAACGTTCTTGTTCTTCTCTGTCAAAGACTCTGGAGGCTGTCAAAACTCCTGTCTTTCGGTCCAGATCAAAGAAGGAGGCATTCGGCCCAAGCTGATAAACAATGTCCGCATTTTTCCCACTGTCTTCATCTGTGGCACTAATAGTTGTTAAGTATAACCCACGTCGGTTGTTTTCAGAAACTGACAGCTCAATTACAGGCTGGTTGAAAATTGGTGGGTTGTCATTTTCGTCCTCAAGCTTAACCCTTACCAGGGCAGTCTGATTTAAACTGGGCTTCCCAGAATCAGAGGCAACAATTTTAAAGCTGAATTCTTTGGTGCCCTCATAGTCCAACAAAGAGGAGGTCTCTAACAAATATTGGTTGTCGTACACCGCCTTTAAATGAAATGGgacctctctctcaataaaacaGATCACTTTGCCATTCACATCTGTGTCCTTATCTGAAACTGTAATTAGGGCAATCTTTGTATTGACAGgatctttctcagataaatacacTGTGCCATTGATGGGACTTATAATGTACCTGAGGTCTATGTTAGGAGGGTTATCATTTACATCAGTGACATTGATGGTAACCGTTGCTCGAGCGGGTGTGGAGCTGCCATCGCTAGCCAGCACTGTCACTTTGTGAATGGCCGTCTCCTCTCGATCTAAGGACCTCTGAACTGTTATCAGCCCAGTAGTATTATTTAAAGCAAAGAGTCTTTTGGTTGCAGGGGCGACCTGGGCACCAAAAATGTACCGTATTTCAGCATTACTGCCTATATCTGCATCAGTGGCATGGAGCTGAATTACAGAGGTGCCTACCGGAGCATTCTCTGGAATGTGCACCTCCACTTGACCCTCTTTAAACACTGGCCTGTTGTCATTTACATCACTTACTGTGACCTGCAGTATGGCCGTGCTGGATTTCTGTGGAGTGCCTCCATCCTCTACTTTGATTTTCATCACATAGGTATCTTTCTGTTCTCTGTCCAAGTTTTGCTGAACAATCAATTGTGGCCACTTCTCTCCCTCCGGAGTTTCCACGATATCCAGTCCAAAAACACTCTGCCCATTTAACAATTCATAATGCTGAACACCATTGAAGCCTGTGTCAGGATCTGTTGCTGATGGAATTGGAAAGCGGCTGTTGATCAAAGTGTTTTCTGGAATGGAAATATTGATGACAGGAGATGGAAACATGGGGGCATTATCATTGGTATCcttgacaattatttttattttgatcagcCTGAAAAAATCATTGGGGAGGATCACTACCTCAAGTTCAAAGAAACACTCATTCTCCTCAGCATAAGAGGCTCCAGCACAGAGTTTTTCTCTGTCTATTCTATTGGAGGTTGTGAAAATCTCCCCAGTGCTACTGGATACTTTCACCAAAGGGGCATCCCCAGCTTTAGAAACCAGTCTGTAGACAAGGCTGGCACTGGTCCCTGTGGCAGCATTGATGTGAGAAATGTTCAGATCCTTTGGTATGTTTCCTATGGGCACATTTTCAGGCAATTCCTCTCTAATAGTGTAAATAAGTTCTTGAGCTATTGCGGAATCCAGCCTTAAACAGGCAATCAGAGCAGCCAACAGGTAAAAATCCCTCAGGTCCatgataatgtatttattttcttttcccggATTTTAGGGTTTAAGGGTTTCCACTGAGGAATGATGCACGAATTGCAAGAGGAAGCGTGCATGGACTGGAGGAGGCATTACATCTCATCGCTTATTTGGAGACAGCCACTGTCAACACAATCGTATAGACAATATTATTCTTCAGTAAACAAAAACACACAGTCATGAAATATCACAACACATTTTACACTGCATATTAGTAAACATGGCAGTTTGCTCTGCCACTGTTTGCAAGTTAACTCTGTGGATGAAAACATTAAATAGCCACTGCTTGTTGCGTTtgcccagagaaaatgaaattcatcTACTTTTGAATTAAGGACAGCTGCTATTTTTACCTGTACTCACCCAGACTGTTTTTCAGGACACTGTTTAATTCAAAACATGCATTCTTAtgttctcttcttcccctcccccgtCTTACCCGCCTCCTGGCTTCTAACCCAGCTCCCTTAGTTTTTTTAGGTGCAAGTGAAAAACACTAACTATTTAGCTATGGTTCCTGCTAATTGCTTTGTCACATGTCGAATGTGATGTTTTCTTCTCTGCTACACTGAGTCATCTCTTTCGTCTAAAATgcctatctttttctttcctcccagtTCTTCAGCTGCCTCTAATCCAGTCTTACTGGGAAACAAGCATCCGGACATGCTGCTGCAGCATCAGAAGCAATAGTCACTGGCCACTACATATCCTCATTGCCTAAAAGCACAATACCAAGACTTCAAATTTCCTGCCCAGACCTTGCTCTCATTTCTCCATATTGCCAAATTCTCCCCATTTGGATTAAGAAGCAcactaaaacttttaaaaatgtataaaacaggATTCCTTACCCTAGATGTGGAAGAGAGTGTTGAGATGTAAGTGAAACGCAGCTAACATTTCCATGTAACAGCACAACATTTTCTACTGagcatagaaggaaaaaaaaatgcagtttcttaACCCTGATCCCTGGTTATAATATTAGTAACATCTGCCACACATACATACTGCAACCCAATAACGCAGGTAAAAAGGCTTTTGCTTAGATGCTCCCCTAACTGCAATTTAAATGGGTGCAAGCCTCCAGGCAGCTACCTACTTGAGTAGAACTGGTCAGTTCCCAGGCTCTAATCTTATCTGCATTAGGCTGCACGGTAGCTGATGCCCGCGATTAGTTCCAGCAGAGTGATGCAGGTAGGGATGCAGATACAGCTCAGTAGGTGAGCTCTGCCCCAACCGTCTACCCAATTACAAACATCCCTCGTCCACACTGAGGACATATCTAAACACAAAATTTACAATTGTGCATGCGAAACTTTACACTTACGTTAGTTGC
Above is a genomic segment from Lutra lutra chromosome 3, mLutLut1.2, whole genome shotgun sequence containing:
- the LOC125094686 gene encoding protocadherin-9 isoform X3; translated protein: MDLRDFYLLAALIACLRLDSAIAQELIYTIREELPENVPIGNIPKDLNISHINAATGTSASLVYRLVSKAGDAPLVKVSSSTGEIFTTSNRIDREKLCAGASYAEENECFFELEVVILPNDFFRLIKIKIIVKDTNDNAPMFPSPVINISIPENTLINSRFPIPSATDPDTGFNGVQHYELLNGQSVFGLDIVETPEGEKWPQLIVQQNLDREQKDTYVMKIKVEDGGTPQKSSTAILQVTVSDVNDNRPVFKEGQVEVHIPENAPVGTSVIQLHATDADIGSNAEIRYIFGAQVAPATKRLFALNNTTGLITVQRSLDREETAIHKVTVLASDGSSTPARATVTINVTDVNDNPPNIDLRYIISPINGTVYLSEKDPVNTKIALITVSDKDTDVNGKVICFIEREVPFHLKAVYDNQYLLETSSLLDYEGTKEFSFKIVASDSGKPSLNQTALVRVKLEDENDNPPIFNQPVIELSVSENNRRGLYLTTISATDEDSGKNADIVYQLGPNASFFDLDRKTGVLTASRVFDREEQERFIFTVTARDNGTPPLQSQAAVIVTVLDENDNSPKFTHNHFQFFVSENLPKYSTVGVITVTDADAGENKAVTLSILNDNDNFVLDPYSGVIKSNVSFDREQQSSYTFDVKATDGGQPPRSSTAKVTINVMDVNDNSPVVISPPSNTSFKLVPLSAIPGSVVAEVFAVDIDTGMNAELKYTIVSGNNKGLFRIDPVTGNITLEEKPAPTDVGLHRLVVNISDLGYPKSLHTLVLVFLYVNDTAGNASYIYDLIRRTMETPLDRNIGDSSQPYQNEDYLTIMIAIVAGAMVVIVVIFVTVLVRCRHASRFKAAQRSKQGAEWMSPNQENKQNKKKKRKKRKSPKSSLLNFVTIEESKPDDAVHEPINGTISLPAELEEQSIGRFDWGPAPPTTFKPNSPDLAKHYKSASPQPAFHLKPDTPVSVKKHHVIQELPLDNTFVGGCDTLSKRSSTSSDHFSASECSSQGGFKTKGPLHTRQCNSHSKSDNIPVTPQKCPSSAGFHIQENEESHYEPQDEFYDQASPDKRTEADGNSDPNSDGPLGPRGLAEATEMCTQECLVLGHSDNCWMPPGLGPYQHPKSPLSTFAPQKEWVKKDKLVNGHTLTRSWKEDSNRNQFNDRKQYGSNEGHFNNGSHMTDIPLANLKSYKQAGGTIESPKEHQL
- the LOC125094686 gene encoding protocadherin-9 isoform X4, with the protein product MDLRDFYLLAALIACLRLDSAIAQELIYTIREELPENVPIGNIPKDLNISHINAATGTSASLVYRLVSKAGDAPLVKVSSSTGEIFTTSNRIDREKLCAGASYAEENECFFELEVVILPNDFFRLIKIKIIVKDTNDNAPMFPSPVINISIPENTLINSRFPIPSATDPDTGFNGVQHYELLNGQSVFGLDIVETPEGEKWPQLIVQQNLDREQKDTYVMKIKVEDGGTPQKSSTAILQVTVSDVNDNRPVFKEGQVEVHIPENAPVGTSVIQLHATDADIGSNAEIRYIFGAQVAPATKRLFALNNTTGLITVQRSLDREETAIHKVTVLASDGSSTPARATVTINVTDVNDNPPNIDLRYIISPINGTVYLSEKDPVNTKIALITVSDKDTDVNGKVICFIEREVPFHLKAVYDNQYLLETSSLLDYEGTKEFSFKIVASDSGKPSLNQTALVRVKLEDENDNPPIFNQPVIELSVSENNRRGLYLTTISATDEDSGKNADIVYQLGPNASFFDLDRKTGVLTASRVFDREEQERFIFTVTARDNGTPPLQSQAAVIVTVLDENDNSPKFTHNHFQFFVSENLPKYSTVGVITVTDADAGENKAVTLSILNDNDNFVLDPYSGVIKSNVSFDREQQSSYTFDVKATDGGQPPRSSTAKVTINVMDVNDNSPVVISPPSNTSFKLVPLSAIPGSVVAEVFAVDIDTGMNAELKYTIVSGNNKGLFRIDPVTGNITLEEKPAPTDVGLHRLVVNISDLGYPKSLHTLVLVFLYVNDTAGNASYIYDLIRRTMETPLDRNIGDSSQPYQNEDYLTIMIAIVAGAMVVIVVIFVTVLVRCRHASRFKAAQRSKQGAEWMSPNQENKQNKKKKRKKRKSPKSSLLNFVTIEESKPDDAVHEPINGTISLPAELEEQSIGRFDWGPAPPTTFKPNSPDLAKHYKSASPQPAFHLKPDTPVSVKKHHVIQELPLDNTFVGGCDTLSKRSSTSSDHFSASECSSQGGFKTKGPLHTRQPQDEFYDQASPDKRTEADGNSDPNSDGPLGPRGLAEATEMCTQECLVLGHSDNCWMPPGLGPYQHPKSPLSTFAPQKEWVKKDKLVNGHTLTRSWKEDSNRNQFNDRKQYGSNEGHFNNGSHMTDIPLANLKSYKQAGGTIESPKEHQL
- the LOC125094686 gene encoding protocadherin-9 isoform X2, producing the protein MDLRDFYLLAALIACLRLDSAIAQELIYTIREELPENVPIGNIPKDLNISHINAATGTSASLVYRLVSKAGDAPLVKVSSSTGEIFTTSNRIDREKLCAGASYAEENECFFELEVVILPNDFFRLIKIKIIVKDTNDNAPMFPSPVINISIPENTLINSRFPIPSATDPDTGFNGVQHYELLNGQSVFGLDIVETPEGEKWPQLIVQQNLDREQKDTYVMKIKVEDGGTPQKSSTAILQVTVSDVNDNRPVFKEGQVEVHIPENAPVGTSVIQLHATDADIGSNAEIRYIFGAQVAPATKRLFALNNTTGLITVQRSLDREETAIHKVTVLASDGSSTPARATVTINVTDVNDNPPNIDLRYIISPINGTVYLSEKDPVNTKIALITVSDKDTDVNGKVICFIEREVPFHLKAVYDNQYLLETSSLLDYEGTKEFSFKIVASDSGKPSLNQTALVRVKLEDENDNPPIFNQPVIELSVSENNRRGLYLTTISATDEDSGKNADIVYQLGPNASFFDLDRKTGVLTASRVFDREEQERFIFTVTARDNGTPPLQSQAAVIVTVLDENDNSPKFTHNHFQFFVSENLPKYSTVGVITVTDADAGENKAVTLSILNDNDNFVLDPYSGVIKSNVSFDREQQSSYTFDVKATDGGQPPRSSTAKVTINVMDVNDNSPVVISPPSNTSFKLVPLSAIPGSVVAEVFAVDIDTGMNAELKYTIVSGNNKGLFRIDPVTGNITLEEKPAPTDVGLHRLVVNISDLGYPKSLHTLVLVFLYVNDTAGNASYIYDLIRRTMETPLDRNIGDSSQPYQNEDYLTIMIAIVAGAMVVIVVIFVTVLVRCRHASRFKAAQRSKQGAEWMSPNQENKQNKKKKRKKRKSPKSSLLNFVTIEESKPDDAVHEPINGTISLPAELEEQSIGRFDWGPAPPTTFKPNSPDLAKHYKSASPQPAFHLKPDTPVSVKKHHVIQELPLDNTFVGGCDTLSKRSSTSSDHFSASECSSQGGFKTKGPLHTRQSQRRVTFHLPDGSQESCSDSGLGDHEPVGSGTLISHPLPLVQPQDEFYDQASPDKRTEADGNSDPNSDGPLGPRGLAEATEMCTQECLVLGHSDNCWMPPGLGPYQHPKSPLSTFAPQKEWVKKDKLVNGHTLTRSWKEDSNRNQFNDRKQYGSNEGHFNNGSHMTDIPLANLKSYKQAGGTIESPKEHQL
- the LOC125094686 gene encoding protocadherin-9 isoform X1 — protein: MDLRDFYLLAALIACLRLDSAIAQELIYTIREELPENVPIGNIPKDLNISHINAATGTSASLVYRLVSKAGDAPLVKVSSSTGEIFTTSNRIDREKLCAGASYAEENECFFELEVVILPNDFFRLIKIKIIVKDTNDNAPMFPSPVINISIPENTLINSRFPIPSATDPDTGFNGVQHYELLNGQSVFGLDIVETPEGEKWPQLIVQQNLDREQKDTYVMKIKVEDGGTPQKSSTAILQVTVSDVNDNRPVFKEGQVEVHIPENAPVGTSVIQLHATDADIGSNAEIRYIFGAQVAPATKRLFALNNTTGLITVQRSLDREETAIHKVTVLASDGSSTPARATVTINVTDVNDNPPNIDLRYIISPINGTVYLSEKDPVNTKIALITVSDKDTDVNGKVICFIEREVPFHLKAVYDNQYLLETSSLLDYEGTKEFSFKIVASDSGKPSLNQTALVRVKLEDENDNPPIFNQPVIELSVSENNRRGLYLTTISATDEDSGKNADIVYQLGPNASFFDLDRKTGVLTASRVFDREEQERFIFTVTARDNGTPPLQSQAAVIVTVLDENDNSPKFTHNHFQFFVSENLPKYSTVGVITVTDADAGENKAVTLSILNDNDNFVLDPYSGVIKSNVSFDREQQSSYTFDVKATDGGQPPRSSTAKVTINVMDVNDNSPVVISPPSNTSFKLVPLSAIPGSVVAEVFAVDIDTGMNAELKYTIVSGNNKGLFRIDPVTGNITLEEKPAPTDVGLHRLVVNISDLGYPKSLHTLVLVFLYVNDTAGNASYIYDLIRRTMETPLDRNIGDSSQPYQNEDYLTIMIAIVAGAMVVIVVIFVTVLVRCRHASRFKAAQRSKQGAEWMSPNQENKQNKKKKRKKRKSPKSSLLNFVTIEESKPDDAVHEPINGTISLPAELEEQSIGRFDWGPAPPTTFKPNSPDLAKHYKSASPQPAFHLKPDTPVSVKKHHVIQELPLDNTFVGGCDTLSKRSSTSSDHFSASECSSQGGFKTKGPLHTRQCNSHSKSDNIPVTPQKCPSSAGFHIQENEESHYESQRRVTFHLPDGSQESCSDSGLGDHEPVGSGTLISHPLPLVQPQDEFYDQASPDKRTEADGNSDPNSDGPLGPRGLAEATEMCTQECLVLGHSDNCWMPPGLGPYQHPKSPLSTFAPQKEWVKKDKLVNGHTLTRSWKEDSNRNQFNDRKQYGSNEGHFNNGSHMTDIPLANLKSYKQAGGTIESPKEHQL